A genomic stretch from Deinococcus cellulosilyticus NBRC 106333 = KACC 11606 includes:
- a CDS encoding sensor histidine kinase, with product MWSIQNKLLLLCLGVVLSGFAVASVLTGVFYQRMVQQYSQERATRLVTFMSGVMQWWFDGDEAPEPGDEDWLRQELGPAQAMVYRLNLTTRKYSEIPVWKSMQARLPPMDPQGLRKVALDPSVSDVMCTCGEYRVATRREWKYIVQVALPLRLDRENMAGFRQTTLLVGGGIFLLVGLLASLVARSITRPLVELAAQARLLQQAPNFSHRDRQDEVGVLSRALQEGVQEVQQARAREQQFLAAASHELRTPITALLLSIEQDSRRARNLEDHQSILQRVHATALRLRALSSNLLTLVKPQTDLKVKVDLTELTASVVDELMPLAAEKSLWLEFTGEHVQMTGDPHALRQMVTNLVSNSIKFTSEGQITIHLHAEGQQAHLTIEDTGIGLPEHHQDLFQPFKRGRGAAQHTPGSGLGLAVVQEVVRSHHGKVVLQNRPQGGTRAVVSLPLTPQGAP from the coding sequence ATGTGGAGCATCCAGAACAAACTGCTGCTGCTCTGTCTGGGCGTGGTGCTCAGCGGGTTTGCTGTGGCTTCTGTGCTGACCGGGGTGTTCTACCAGCGGATGGTGCAGCAGTACAGCCAGGAACGGGCCACCCGACTGGTCACTTTCATGTCGGGGGTCATGCAGTGGTGGTTTGATGGAGACGAAGCCCCGGAGCCTGGAGATGAGGACTGGCTCCGTCAGGAACTCGGACCTGCCCAGGCCATGGTTTACCGCCTCAACCTCACCACCCGAAAATACAGTGAAATTCCGGTGTGGAAAAGCATGCAGGCCAGGCTGCCCCCCATGGACCCACAGGGCCTCAGGAAGGTTGCCCTGGACCCCAGTGTTTCCGATGTGATGTGCACCTGCGGGGAATACCGGGTGGCCACCCGCCGTGAGTGGAAATACATTGTTCAGGTGGCCTTGCCCCTCCGCCTGGACCGGGAGAACATGGCTGGTTTCCGCCAGACCACCCTGCTGGTTGGCGGAGGGATCTTTCTGCTGGTCGGGCTTCTGGCCTCTCTGGTGGCCCGCAGCATCACCCGGCCTCTGGTGGAACTTGCTGCACAGGCCAGATTGCTGCAACAGGCCCCGAATTTCTCTCACAGAGACCGGCAAGATGAGGTCGGTGTGCTGTCCCGTGCCCTGCAGGAAGGAGTACAGGAAGTTCAGCAGGCAAGGGCCAGAGAACAGCAGTTTCTGGCGGCGGCTTCCCATGAGCTGAGAACCCCCATCACGGCGCTTCTGCTGTCCATCGAGCAGGACAGCAGGCGGGCCAGAAATCTGGAAGACCACCAGAGCATCTTGCAACGGGTGCATGCCACGGCCCTGAGGCTGAGGGCGCTGAGCAGCAACCTCCTGACCCTGGTCAAACCGCAAACCGATCTGAAGGTGAAGGTCGACCTGACTGAACTCACTGCATCGGTGGTGGATGAACTGATGCCCCTGGCAGCAGAAAAAAGCCTGTGGCTGGAATTCACCGGAGAGCACGTCCAAATGACCGGGGACCCCCATGCACTCAGGCAGATGGTCACCAACCTGGTCTCCAACAGCATCAAATTCACCTCTGAAGGGCAAATCACCATTCATCTGCATGCGGAGGGGCAGCAAGCCCACCTGACCATTGAAGACACGGGGATCGGTCTGCCAGAGCACCATCAGGACCTGTTCCAACCCTTCAAAAGGGGACGTGGAGCCGCACAGCACACCCCTGGCTCCGGTCTGGGTCTGGCCGTGGTGCAGGAGGTTGTACGGTCCCACCACGGAAAGGTGGTCTTGCAGAACAGGCCCCAGGGAGGCACCAGAGCTGTGGTTTCCCTGCCGTTGACCCCTCAAGGAGCACCATGA
- a CDS encoding diacylglycerol/lipid kinase family protein: protein MEATLIFNQNAGGSNRVTPERLIQALEGIGYHPVYEATSSEADLEKALERAQGTVFVAGGDGTIRATALHLIGRDLHLGILPMGTANNIGRTLGIVGEPLDVIDQYSKSISLPFDVGHVRAPWGEDYFLEACGCGLYADMLAAYNPENGKSPMRALQVMSTTLAGYQPLPVVACLDHQDISGSYLMAEVLNTQATGPRMRLAPEAHPGDGLFDVVTVNPEQRDSMFSYLGALIGGSFTDLASVSHQQGRLVEFHWMGQPFHVDGEVRPQGATGPLEGAEGQVVIELLQGALHMLVPAREEHHV from the coding sequence ATGGAAGCAACCCTGATTTTCAACCAGAACGCTGGAGGCAGCAACAGAGTGACGCCGGAAAGGCTGATTCAGGCCCTCGAAGGGATTGGATACCATCCCGTCTATGAGGCCACAAGCAGTGAAGCAGACCTGGAGAAAGCCCTGGAAAGAGCGCAAGGAACGGTCTTTGTGGCGGGTGGAGATGGCACCATCCGTGCCACAGCCCTGCACCTCATCGGACGGGACCTGCACCTGGGCATTTTGCCGATGGGCACCGCCAACAACATTGGACGGACGCTGGGCATTGTGGGTGAGCCACTGGATGTGATTGACCAGTATTCAAAATCCATCTCCCTCCCTTTCGATGTGGGGCATGTGCGTGCCCCCTGGGGAGAGGATTACTTTCTGGAAGCCTGCGGGTGCGGCCTGTATGCTGACATGCTGGCGGCCTACAACCCGGAGAATGGCAAGAGCCCCATGCGGGCCTTGCAGGTGATGAGCACCACCCTGGCAGGCTACCAACCCCTGCCCGTGGTGGCGTGTCTGGACCACCAGGACATCTCAGGCAGTTACCTGATGGCCGAGGTGCTGAACACGCAAGCCACCGGTCCCCGCATGCGCCTTGCCCCGGAAGCCCACCCTGGAGATGGCCTGTTCGATGTGGTCACCGTCAATCCTGAGCAGCGAGACAGCATGTTCAGTTATCTGGGGGCCCTGATCGGAGGCAGTTTCACAGACCTTGCCAGTGTGTCCCACCAGCAGGGCAGACTTGTGGAATTTCACTGGATGGGGCAGCCTTTCCATGTCGATGGAGAGGTCCGGCCACAGGGTGCCACAGGCCCTCTGGAAGGTGCAGAAGGGCAGGTGGTGATCGAGTTGCTGCAGGGGGCCCTGCACATGCTGGTTCCGGCAAGAGAGGAGCACCATGTCTGA
- a CDS encoding response regulator transcription factor codes for MKILIVEDDPDIREALGEALQHAHHQPELAASAQEAWGLLELYPFDAIICDVGLPEGERAGFELVRELRHRGILTPVLYLTGLDSLEDTVKGLDAGGDDYILKPFRVPEILARLRAHLRRARPASMVDLEQDGLTIEWKHQKVCKDGKEVRLTHKEYQLLELLASNQGRIYSRDELLDRIWDGEFQSSTNLVDVYVSMLRKKIGEEFIENVRGRGYRFPDGASGI; via the coding sequence ATGAAAATCCTGATTGTTGAAGATGATCCTGACATTCGCGAAGCTCTGGGAGAAGCCCTGCAACATGCCCACCACCAGCCTGAACTTGCCGCTTCTGCGCAGGAAGCCTGGGGGCTTCTGGAACTCTATCCTTTTGATGCCATCATCTGCGATGTGGGGCTGCCAGAAGGAGAACGGGCAGGTTTTGAACTGGTCCGTGAACTGAGGCACCGGGGGATTTTGACACCTGTTCTGTACCTCACAGGCCTGGACAGCCTGGAAGACACCGTGAAAGGACTGGACGCTGGAGGGGACGACTACATCCTCAAACCTTTCCGTGTCCCTGAAATCCTGGCAAGGCTGCGGGCCCACCTGCGCAGGGCCAGACCGGCCAGCATGGTGGATCTTGAGCAAGACGGTCTGACCATCGAATGGAAACACCAGAAGGTCTGCAAGGACGGAAAAGAGGTTCGGCTGACGCACAAGGAGTACCAGTTGCTGGAACTGCTCGCCTCGAATCAGGGGAGGATCTACAGCCGGGATGAACTGCTGGACCGGATCTGGGATGGCGAGTTTCAATCTTCCACCAATCTGGTGGACGTGTACGTGAGCATGCTGCGCAAGAAGATCGGAGAGGAATTCATCGAGAACGTGCGCGGCAGAGGGTACCGGTTCCCCGATGGAGCATCAGGCATTTAA
- a CDS encoding GNAT family N-acetyltransferase, translating to MTHPIHLARPDCAAELLALQRLCFQSESDLIGGRPIPPLTQTLQSMEEDLKHQTVLLIQDISGRIVGSVRAFLKAGTCHVGRLMVHPDLQGKGLGRALMQAIEQHFPHAERYELFTGKVSTRNIALYQKLGYSIFKEQDVAEDVTLVFMEKPGLQAAL from the coding sequence ATGACACATCCCATTCATCTGGCACGCCCTGACTGCGCAGCAGAACTGCTGGCCCTGCAACGCCTGTGCTTTCAAAGTGAATCCGATCTGATTGGTGGGAGGCCCATTCCACCCCTCACCCAGACCCTGCAAAGCATGGAAGAGGACCTGAAGCACCAGACGGTTTTGCTGATTCAGGACATCTCTGGTCGCATTGTGGGATCGGTGCGTGCATTTCTCAAAGCGGGCACCTGTCATGTGGGCCGCCTGATGGTGCATCCAGACCTGCAAGGCAAAGGACTCGGCAGGGCCCTGATGCAGGCCATCGAACAGCACTTTCCTCATGCAGAACGCTATGAACTCTTCACAGGCAAGGTCAGCACCCGCAACATTGCCCTCTACCAGAAACTGGGGTACAGCATCTTCAAAGAGCAGGACGTTGCAGAAGATGTCACACTGGTTTTCATGGAAAAACCCGGTCTTCAGGCAGCCCTGTAA
- a CDS encoding cellulase family glycosylhydrolase — protein MKKLLSATIFSAVLLASCGTLQAPSINQAASIQPQATGFTVQGDQILDPSGQPFTVKGMSVAYQTFIFNGQNHGGYDRANFKYLDQMLDDLKARGVNLARIFVTQPIVSRTASWNGGKGYLTMLDEVVSKVNARGMVALVTNSYRSFSSTDLNFVSTLASRFKNNPLVWLTPMNEPNCAGNTYSETKCENWAVWKKEQNQYIQTIRNAGFTGPILINSIRYSWDLTQVLNPTYKLSDPLNRLIYGAHRYGNENETWDADQAADADALWANLASTVPVVLDEVGADNGEGEFDTPFVNSLQWADGFMQYVSQWIMNRGGDGVIGFTSYTSDGNTIYQDAGYITGNVPQPVLPLKLTRWGEIFFSRHPFL, from the coding sequence ATGAAGAAACTGTTATCTGCAACAATCTTCTCAGCTGTTTTGCTGGCCTCCTGCGGGACCCTTCAGGCCCCCAGCATCAATCAGGCCGCTTCCATCCAGCCCCAGGCAACGGGATTCACGGTTCAGGGAGACCAGATTCTGGACCCCTCAGGCCAGCCTTTCACGGTCAAAGGGATGAGCGTGGCTTATCAGACGTTCATCTTCAATGGTCAGAACCACGGCGGTTATGACCGCGCCAATTTCAAATACCTGGACCAGATGCTGGATGACCTGAAGGCCCGTGGGGTCAATCTGGCCCGCATCTTCGTCACGCAGCCCATCGTCAGCAGAACCGCCTCCTGGAATGGAGGCAAGGGTTACCTGACCATGCTGGACGAGGTGGTCTCCAAAGTGAATGCCAGAGGCATGGTGGCCCTGGTGACCAATTCCTACCGCTCTTTTTCCAGCACAGACCTGAACTTCGTGTCCACCCTGGCCTCCAGATTCAAAAACAACCCTCTGGTGTGGCTCACCCCGATGAATGAGCCCAACTGCGCCGGGAACACCTACTCTGAAACCAAATGCGAGAACTGGGCAGTCTGGAAAAAAGAACAGAACCAGTACATCCAGACCATTCGCAATGCTGGCTTCACAGGTCCCATCCTGATCAACAGCATCCGCTACTCCTGGGACCTGACGCAAGTCCTGAATCCCACTTACAAACTGTCCGATCCTTTAAATCGCCTGATCTACGGTGCACACCGTTACGGAAATGAAAACGAAACGTGGGACGCAGATCAGGCTGCAGATGCAGATGCCCTGTGGGCCAACCTCGCCAGCACAGTCCCTGTGGTGCTTGATGAGGTCGGGGCAGACAACGGTGAGGGGGAATTCGACACGCCCTTTGTGAACAGCCTTCAGTGGGCAGATGGATTCATGCAGTACGTGAGCCAGTGGATCATGAACCGTGGGGGAGATGGGGTCATTGGCTTCACCAGTTACACCTCGGATGGGAACACCATCTATCAGGACGCAGGTTACATCACGGGCAACGTACCTCAGCCTGTCTTGCCGCTGAAACTGACCCGATGGGGAGAGATTTTCTTCAGCAGGCATCCCTTCCTCTGA
- a CDS encoding PHP-associated domain-containing protein: MSDPTIHTPSGKVRPTIAPVMREGVPVMRIDLHCHSEASHDCKTPLKLMPGACLTSNIRVLAVTDHDQVWGGLELQKIVREEGLEDDFWVIPGEEVTTREGELNALFLKERIPPNLTPEETVKEIKAQGGLVMLQHGFDPLKRHRLRPEATLRIAESIDIVETFNSRLSRRRWNAAAVVWANERNLPQAAGSDAHTIQDIGEAWVETPLRPVKTPEDLIAALRAGTVGGAWTHPVEAYLKKQWRQLKQKYRW; the protein is encoded by the coding sequence ATGTCTGACCCGACCATTCACACACCTTCGGGCAAAGTGAGACCCACCATTGCACCGGTCATGCGGGAAGGTGTTCCCGTGATGCGCATTGATCTGCACTGCCATTCCGAGGCTTCCCACGATTGCAAAACCCCTCTGAAACTGATGCCTGGTGCGTGCCTCACCAGCAACATTCGGGTGCTGGCCGTCACCGACCACGATCAGGTGTGGGGCGGGCTGGAGCTGCAGAAAATCGTGCGGGAGGAAGGCCTGGAAGACGACTTCTGGGTGATCCCTGGCGAGGAGGTCACCACCAGGGAGGGGGAACTCAATGCCCTGTTTCTGAAGGAACGCATTCCTCCCAACCTCACCCCCGAAGAGACCGTCAAAGAGATCAAGGCCCAGGGAGGCCTGGTGATGTTGCAACACGGCTTTGATCCGCTCAAACGGCACCGCCTGAGGCCCGAGGCCACCCTGCGCATTGCAGAATCCATCGACATCGTGGAGACTTTCAATTCCCGTCTTTCTCGGAGACGCTGGAATGCAGCTGCGGTGGTGTGGGCCAATGAACGGAACCTTCCGCAAGCTGCAGGCTCAGATGCCCACACCATCCAGGACATTGGAGAGGCCTGGGTGGAAACGCCCCTCCGGCCCGTGAAGACCCCGGAAGACCTCATTGCGGCCCTGCGGGCAGGCACCGTGGGTGGAGCATGGACCCATCCGGTGGAAGCCTACCTGAAGAAACAGTGGCGGCAACTGAAGCAGAAATACCGCTGGTGA
- a CDS encoding HNH endonuclease: MPIPFHDSENNPSDLDNIYSKQCRRCQEEKSLNEFSPNKKRRDGRQSYCRKCTREYMNKKNHENLEQTRQKHREYYQKNSDSRRASAKRYADSNREQIRFKAKTKRSENLELFRSQERIRYWKCPEKHRMAKLAYWHNNESTRLARQRNRQRPEIKAKGRQAIKQWRLRNPHIVKRQTQNRRALLLKANGFFSNQDVISIYNQQNGLCLYCYKELHGKYSLDHKIPLSRGGTNWPSNLACTCMLCNYSKGNKTPEEYILYRQSLKEESHEAKP, translated from the coding sequence ATGCCCATTCCTTTCCATGATTCAGAGAACAATCCAAGTGATTTAGATAATATTTACTCGAAACAATGCAGACGCTGCCAAGAAGAAAAATCATTAAACGAGTTTAGTCCCAACAAGAAACGGCGAGATGGCAGACAAAGTTATTGCCGAAAATGTACCAGGGAATATATGAATAAGAAAAATCATGAAAATCTCGAACAAACTCGACAAAAACACAGAGAATACTATCAGAAAAATTCAGATTCTCGCCGCGCTTCAGCCAAACGTTACGCCGATAGCAATCGAGAGCAAATCCGCTTTAAGGCAAAAACAAAGCGCTCAGAGAATTTAGAGCTTTTCAGATCTCAAGAACGCATTCGCTACTGGAAGTGTCCAGAAAAACACCGCATGGCCAAACTCGCATATTGGCACAACAATGAAAGCACTCGATTAGCACGCCAAAGAAATAGACAAAGACCAGAAATAAAAGCAAAAGGCAGACAAGCCATTAAACAATGGAGATTACGAAATCCCCATATAGTCAAGAGACAAACCCAAAACAGGCGTGCTCTATTACTTAAAGCAAATGGATTCTTTAGCAATCAGGATGTTATTTCTATATATAATCAGCAAAATGGGTTATGTTTATATTGCTATAAGGAACTACATGGGAAGTATAGCTTAGATCATAAAATTCCTCTTAGTCGCGGCGGCACCAATTGGCCTAGCAACCTAGCCTGTACCTGCATGCTCTGTAATTACTCGAAGGGGAACAAGACCCCCGAAGAATACATCCTTTATCGCCAATCTCTCAAGGAGGAATCACATGAAGCAAAACCCTAA
- a CDS encoding chitosanase, whose translation MFRFSRGFSLMALAITLAACGGNSNKEFTPQATFDAFSQIEAEQYDAQTGTQRETTRDTGLGENVGYIDPGDTLTYNSVSFSSTATRMQFRVASASSGGTIEVREGSATGTLLGKVTVPSTGDWQNWTTVSSTVNISPATRKLVLVFRGTELYGLMNINWFRFLKADTTAPTRPASLAGSNVTSSSVKLSWSASTDNVGVTGYNILKNGSHAGSASGTSFTVTGLAANTSYTFSVKARDAAGNLSVSSDAVTVKTLPSSSGADLTDPGKKDIAMQLVSSAENSSLDWRAQYKYIEDIQDGRGYTAGIIGFCSGTGDMLELVEAYTRMKPSNVLAKYLPALRQVNGTDSHAGLDPNFPADWRTAAQDTTFQQAQDSERDRGYFNPAVGQAKTDGLRALGQFIYYDAMVMHGPGTDPVSFGGIRATAMRNAKTPAQGGSEVTYLHAFLNARVAAMKTEEAHSDTSRVDTAQRVFLNNGNLDLNTPLTWQVYGDTYNIP comes from the coding sequence ATGTTTCGATTCAGCAGAGGATTCAGCCTGATGGCCCTGGCCATCACACTTGCTGCCTGTGGAGGGAACAGCAACAAAGAATTCACCCCCCAGGCCACTTTTGATGCCTTCAGCCAGATTGAGGCTGAACAGTATGATGCGCAAACGGGCACCCAGCGGGAAACCACCCGGGACACCGGCCTGGGTGAAAACGTGGGATACATCGACCCCGGAGACACCCTGACCTACAACAGTGTGAGTTTCAGCAGCACAGCCACCCGCATGCAGTTCCGTGTGGCGAGTGCCTCAAGCGGTGGAACCATTGAGGTGCGTGAGGGATCTGCCACAGGCACCCTGCTGGGCAAAGTCACGGTTCCCAGCACCGGAGACTGGCAAAACTGGACCACGGTCTCCTCCACCGTGAACATCTCCCCTGCCACCCGCAAACTGGTGCTGGTCTTTCGGGGAACAGAGCTTTACGGCCTGATGAACATCAACTGGTTCAGATTTCTGAAGGCAGACACCACTGCGCCCACCAGACCTGCCTCACTCGCGGGCAGCAATGTCACCTCAAGCAGTGTGAAGCTGAGCTGGAGTGCCTCGACAGACAATGTGGGGGTCACCGGGTACAACATCCTGAAAAATGGCAGCCATGCAGGAAGTGCTTCTGGAACCAGTTTTACAGTCACTGGCCTTGCAGCGAACACCTCTTACACCTTCAGTGTGAAGGCCAGAGATGCTGCAGGCAACCTCTCGGTGTCCTCAGATGCAGTGACGGTCAAAACACTGCCTTCCTCTTCTGGAGCAGACCTCACCGACCCCGGAAAGAAAGACATCGCCATGCAACTGGTGTCCAGTGCAGAAAACTCCTCACTGGACTGGCGTGCGCAGTACAAATACATCGAGGACATTCAGGATGGACGGGGATACACGGCTGGAATCATCGGATTCTGCTCTGGAACCGGAGACATGCTGGAGCTGGTGGAGGCCTACACACGCATGAAGCCTTCCAATGTGCTGGCAAAGTACCTCCCTGCACTCAGACAGGTCAATGGCACCGACTCCCATGCAGGTCTGGACCCCAATTTTCCGGCAGACTGGAGAACGGCAGCCCAGGACACCACCTTCCAGCAGGCCCAGGACAGTGAAAGGGACCGGGGGTATTTCAATCCGGCCGTTGGGCAGGCCAAAACAGATGGTCTCCGTGCCCTCGGGCAATTCATTTACTACGATGCCATGGTGATGCATGGTCCCGGCACAGACCCGGTGAGTTTTGGCGGCATCCGGGCCACCGCCATGAGGAATGCAAAAACACCTGCACAGGGGGGCAGTGAGGTCACGTATCTGCATGCTTTCCTGAATGCCAGAGTGGCCGCAATGAAGACCGAGGAGGCCCACAGCGACACTTCACGGGTGGACACTGCCCAGAGGGTGTTTCTGAACAATGGCAACCTGGACCTGAACACCCCCCTGACCTGGCAGGTGTATGGAGACACCTACAACATTCCCTGA
- a CDS encoding DUF1206 domain-containing protein: MTPEHLEPDLKSDIKSHARKTKAQVEARVEEAAPWLVRLARFGYFCKGLMYLTIAFLAIRGALHLGNNQTDPRGALDYLGRNTASDALLITLAVGLVGYSIWQLIRAFVDPEQQGHKAKGMMKRIGYGISGIAYLTLAWAALRVSWLEDRVSNPQSEEQWVARIFEWPAGRELVAVVGVVFLAVALNQLYVAIRASFMKRIKSWHLKPQEQALVVGIGRIGIAARGLVAGMVGWLLLRAAWYVDASEAGGMSEALRNFEKAPGGAITFLMIAIGMLLYGLYAWIQARYRKIPIGQHD, translated from the coding sequence ATGACCCCTGAACATCTGGAACCTGATTTAAAATCTGACATCAAATCCCATGCCAGAAAAACCAAAGCGCAAGTGGAAGCCAGAGTCGAGGAGGCTGCCCCCTGGCTGGTGAGGCTCGCCCGTTTCGGTTATTTCTGCAAGGGCCTGATGTACCTGACCATCGCCTTCCTGGCCATCCGGGGTGCCCTGCACCTGGGAAACAACCAGACCGATCCCAGAGGAGCCCTGGATTACCTTGGCCGCAACACGGCTTCAGATGCCCTGCTGATCACCCTTGCTGTCGGACTGGTGGGCTACAGCATCTGGCAACTCATCCGGGCCTTTGTTGATCCCGAGCAGCAGGGGCACAAAGCCAAGGGGATGATGAAACGCATCGGGTACGGCATCAGCGGCATTGCCTACCTGACCCTGGCCTGGGCCGCGTTGCGGGTTTCGTGGCTTGAAGACAGGGTTTCCAACCCACAGTCAGAAGAACAGTGGGTGGCCCGCATCTTCGAGTGGCCTGCTGGGCGGGAACTGGTGGCTGTGGTCGGAGTGGTCTTCCTGGCCGTTGCCCTGAACCAGCTGTATGTTGCCATCCGGGCTTCTTTCATGAAGCGCATCAAGAGCTGGCACCTGAAACCCCAGGAACAGGCCCTGGTGGTGGGCATTGGCAGAATTGGCATTGCAGCCCGGGGACTTGTCGCAGGCATGGTGGGCTGGCTCCTTTTGAGAGCGGCCTGGTATGTGGATGCCAGTGAAGCTGGAGGCATGTCTGAAGCCCTTCGAAATTTCGAGAAGGCTCCTGGAGGGGCCATCACTTTCCTGATGATTGCCATTGGCATGCTGCTTTACGGTCTGTACGCCTGGATTCAGGCCAGATACCGGAAAATCCCCATTGGTCAACACGATTGA
- a CDS encoding PRC and DUF2382 domain-containing protein translates to MSYRISAVFPSQQQAQDAVNELKSRGISDNDLSFIARHNDNEVTTGTGADVHDDGKGAARGLAVGASAGAIFGLAAALIPGVGPFITAGFLATSLGAAAGGAVAGAIIGGVTGTLAGALADAGYDREEAAYYESRLNEGGVLVAVNAPDTIHRGEVTEILRRHGGTLSASAGTDMGTTTGNPVSLGQVASSDYSRTDDRQDNGQISSGVSGQGSLASSLSGASRGDTSLRGSTTSGSSHDRSEDSYNAGTVNSGMQTTGDSHHPGRPRLFPLGDLVSTHRHDISGVYNPVGQTVYGQGGEKVGTVHEALAQENGRIRYLLVDVGNWTSNKIVAIPVGLARIEDDGVFFDTLSRDQVHNLRAYTPGQEFTYDAQLADESTWLHPGNHAHAGTENTAYRETGTEFRREGLYNSPHRLQLLEERLFVDKERYRAGTVEVGKRVETRTENVNVELEREEVVIERHRVSDTRPVEGDVRLGADSETIRVDLEAERADVEKRAYVTEEVEVGKRTETERQTFTEQVGKEVLEVNKTGEVDVRADRPASSGLPEGTRLAEEEEIDTRQSTLRDDNLGRK, encoded by the coding sequence ATGAGTTATCGAATCTCTGCCGTATTTCCCAGCCAACAGCAAGCCCAGGACGCAGTCAACGAATTGAAATCCAGAGGGATCAGTGACAATGACCTCTCCTTTATTGCCCGTCACAATGACAACGAAGTGACCACAGGCACCGGAGCCGATGTGCATGACGATGGGAAGGGCGCAGCCCGTGGTCTGGCCGTTGGAGCCAGCGCAGGGGCCATTTTTGGTCTGGCTGCAGCGTTGATCCCCGGTGTGGGACCTTTCATCACTGCAGGCTTCCTGGCGACTTCTCTGGGGGCCGCAGCAGGGGGTGCAGTGGCCGGAGCGATCATTGGTGGGGTCACCGGAACCCTGGCAGGGGCACTCGCTGACGCTGGCTATGACCGTGAAGAAGCTGCCTACTACGAAAGTCGCCTGAACGAAGGGGGTGTGCTGGTTGCGGTGAACGCTCCAGATACCATCCATCGGGGTGAAGTCACCGAGATCCTGCGCCGCCATGGCGGTACGCTGAGTGCAAGTGCAGGCACGGACATGGGCACCACCACCGGAAATCCCGTTTCACTGGGACAGGTGGCCTCCAGTGACTACAGCCGCACCGATGACCGTCAGGACAATGGCCAGATCAGCTCTGGTGTTTCCGGTCAGGGCAGCCTGGCTTCCAGCCTGTCCGGTGCGAGTCGGGGAGACACCTCCCTGAGGGGCAGCACCACATCTGGCAGCAGCCATGACCGCAGCGAGGACAGCTACAACGCTGGAACCGTGAATTCTGGAATGCAGACCACTGGAGACAGCCACCACCCGGGCCGTCCCCGCCTGTTTCCCCTCGGGGATCTGGTGAGCACCCACAGACATGATATTTCTGGCGTGTACAATCCCGTGGGCCAGACCGTTTACGGGCAGGGTGGCGAAAAAGTGGGTACAGTGCATGAAGCCCTGGCCCAGGAAAATGGCCGCATCCGCTACCTGCTGGTGGATGTGGGCAACTGGACCAGCAACAAGATTGTCGCGATTCCTGTGGGACTTGCCCGCATTGAAGACGATGGGGTGTTCTTCGACACCCTGAGCCGCGATCAGGTCCACAACCTCCGTGCTTACACCCCAGGACAGGAATTCACCTACGACGCCCAGCTTGCCGATGAAAGCACCTGGTTGCATCCCGGGAATCACGCCCACGCAGGCACCGAGAACACCGCCTACCGTGAGACCGGAACCGAGTTCCGCAGAGAAGGCCTGTACAACAGCCCTCACCGCCTGCAGCTTCTGGAAGAGCGCCTGTTTGTGGACAAAGAGCGCTACCGTGCAGGCACCGTGGAAGTGGGCAAACGCGTTGAAACCCGCACCGAGAATGTGAACGTTGAACTGGAACGCGAAGAAGTGGTGATTGAACGCCACCGCGTCAGCGACACCCGTCCTGTGGAAGGGGATGTGCGTCTGGGTGCAGACAGCGAAACCATCCGCGTGGACCTCGAAGCAGAGCGTGCCGATGTGGAGAAACGCGCCTACGTCACCGAAGAGGTCGAGGTGGGAAAACGCACCGAAACCGAGCGCCAGACCTTCACTGAGCAGGTGGGCAAAGAAGTGCTGGAAGTCAACAAAACGGGTGAAGTGGATGTGCGTGCTGACCGCCCTGCTTCCTCTGGCCTCCCCGAAGGCACCCGCCTTGCTGAAGAAGAGGAAATCGACACCCGCCAGAGCACCCTGCGCGACGACAACCTCGGCCGCAAGTGA